A window of Desulfopila inferna contains these coding sequences:
- a CDS encoding winged helix-turn-helix transcriptional regulator: protein MISWNEKQYHCPVEVSMALLSGKWKCLMLWHLNEGTKRYNELERIVPGVSQKMLTQQLKELEKDGLILRTVYPEVPPRVEYSLTELGQSAFPILEMMHSWAVKQLGFIDPEA, encoded by the coding sequence ATGATTAGCTGGAACGAAAAGCAATACCACTGCCCGGTTGAAGTTTCCATGGCTCTATTGAGTGGAAAATGGAAGTGCCTGATGCTTTGGCATCTAAATGAAGGGACTAAACGTTACAACGAGTTGGAGAGAATAGTGCCGGGAGTCAGTCAGAAAATGCTGACTCAACAATTAAAAGAGTTGGAAAAAGACGGACTGATATTACGAACTGTATATCCGGAAGTACCACCACGGGTTGAATATAGCTTGACCGAACTTGGTCAAAGCGCATTTCCTATTTTAGAGATGATGCACTCATGGGCTGTCAAACAGTTGGGGTTTATCGATCCAGAAGCATAG
- a CDS encoding lactoylglutathione lyase family protein, whose translation MTYPRTFSHIGLSVTDLDKAVEFYTKVLGWYVIMPPTEIASDDSAIGIMCDDVFGKGWGSFKIAHLSTGDKIGVEIFEFKNAEQRENNFEYWKTGVFHFCVQDPDVEGLAAKIVKNGGKQRMPVREYYPGEKPYRMVYCEDPFGNLIEIYSHSYELTYSAGAYQDKL comes from the coding sequence ATGACATATCCAAGAACTTTTTCTCATATCGGATTATCTGTGACTGACCTTGACAAAGCGGTAGAATTCTACACCAAGGTACTCGGTTGGTACGTAATTATGCCACCAACTGAGATAGCATCAGATGACTCTGCAATTGGGATAATGTGCGATGACGTTTTCGGTAAAGGCTGGGGAAGCTTTAAGATTGCCCACCTTTCAACAGGCGACAAAATCGGCGTTGAAATTTTTGAATTTAAAAACGCAGAACAACGTGAAAACAACTTTGAATATTGGAAAACTGGTGTATTTCACTTCTGTGTGCAGGATCCTGACGTTGAAGGACTGGCTGCTAAAATTGTAAAAAATGGCGGCAAACAGAGAATGCCGGTAAGAGAGTACTACCCAGGGGAAAAACCATATCGAATGGTTTACTGTGAAGATCCATTCGGGAATCTTATCGAGATTTACTCCCACAGCTATGAGTTGACCTACTCTGCAGGAGCATATCAAGACAAGCTGTAA